The window GTGTTTAGTACGTGCAACACTTGTCATtatctccttagctgtgtccaTCCTAAACAAAGTGAGGGGACAgtcttttaaaaagaagaatgCATCTGTAAGGATTTGGTAATGAAAGGGGTAGAAAAGTAGCTTCATTcagctccctcctcttctttctgtgcCCACCCTGCCCCCCAGCACACCATTACAATGCAGGACCCCTCCCCCAGCCcccctacagacacacacacacacaccctgccctGCCCTGCCCCCTGAACAACACAGGCAGGGGGTGGGTGGGTTTCCCCAACTATTTAAGCAGATTCCAGCAGATGGTCCAGAAACTTTCCTCCTGGTGTCACGTCGCTCTTTCTCCCAACTCCCTGTCTCCTTCACAACGGACTTGATTTACTTCGTTTCTTCATTtcttgccccccccctcccttcctccctttcAGCTCCTGACATAAGTAGCTTCTCTATCCCTGACCATCTAAAAGCAACCTTCAGAGGGCCAGACTCAAACCTCCGAGGCTTTTCAGACACCAGAgaaactttttttcctctgctgtgggaTCAGACGTCCATCTCTTTCACTGTGAGGATGGTGGAGCGAGCCATGCCCTCTGACTTTCTAACACCTTTCCTGGAACTGGACAAGGAGTTCTGCAAGGTGAGAGCTACCAacaacagttttacatttttatatgtaTCTGCCAACATCCCACATCCGTCTGTCTCCTGTGTGATCAGATGCTAAAGTGCTAAAACTATCTCTCctcagaggaaagatgaaaCACGAGTGGGAGCTTTGTTTTAGTAGATTTATTTCCCACATAATGTTAAAACTGCAAGAAAAGTCTTGAAGTTTCATGtgctgatgtaaaaaaaaatcctaaaattTTATGTTGTTTAGATCATGTTTATTGGAAAACAAGTTTATTGACTGTTTCTTTCATAAACTGTAAATGACTTTGTACATACAAAAGTATGAGAGAGTTATAAAGTTAAACTAAAGATTCAACACATCTTTTTCAATTGAAAATTTCTTTTATTCCATGAGTAAACTTCTCCGGTCCCATTGCTttagctgcagctttaaaatctCCTTTCAGTTCGACttgcacccccacccccccatctcACCCCCCCCGTCTCACCCCGCCTCGCTCCAGTGCTCTGGGAATGCAGGAGGCTCACATctattcctctcctctctccttttgtgTGACAGAATTTCCGTGGCCTGGAGGCGACAGATGGCTCGTCTGCCGGCTCACAGCAGCAACGGCAGCAGCACAGTCAAAGAGTCCTGGGCTTCCAGCGTCGCCATTCTCTCTGCCCCGTGACCCTCCCCAACTCCaagttcaacagcagcagctctgaggcgACAGAGTCAGCCTGCTGGGGGCTCAGTATGGCGGCAAACAAGCAGTGGAACAGGGAGGGTCAGCTTCCCCTTTCCTCGCTCAGCCACATCCCCTTCAGAGTCGACCGCTCAGTCAGCATGATCGAGGGCAACAGCAGCCACTTGGGAAGCAGAGAGGACAAAATGGCCTCCGTGTCGCCAACACTGCTCCTCCCTCCACCGGGCCTCTGTCTCAGcaacacctctctctcctccactgctTCCCCCTCAGCTTCCAAACCTCCAGCCCCCTCGCCTCACATCTCCACCCGATACAAGACCGAACTCTGCCGCACCTACGAGGAAAGCGGGACCTGCAAGTACGGCACCAAGTGCCAGTTTGCCCACGGCTTGGACGAGCTGAGAGGCCTCAGCAGGCACCCCAAGTACAAGACAGAGCCCTGCCGCACATTCCACACAATAGGTTTCTGCCCGTACGGCGCCCGCTGCCACTTCATCCACAACGCTGATGAGCTCCACGCTGGCAACTCCACCGTCCCTCCACAGAAACAGAAGCCGAGGCCTCCTCTGCTGCGTCACAGCCTGAGCTTTGCAGGCTTCTCCTCTCCGCAGACTTTCCAACCAGTTGAGGAGTCACagccttcctccctcctcttcacccgagcctcctctgtctcccccccTCCATCCTCTGCAGGGAGCCCAGagctcctctcccctctctttcctgAGCCGAGAGCACTGAAGCATTGCCCCTACCCCTTCTCTGGCATCACCGACTTGGCAGGTGAGAGCGGTGATTCGGCTCTGCGCTTCTATGCTGTGACCGATTCTGTCAGCACCAGGTGTCCCACCTCAAATTTCACCTCCAAAACCCCAAACCTCCCTTACCACCTCCCCCAGCAGCTGCCAGTCTCCCTAAACAGCCTCCCTGGCCTTCAGCGCTGCTCCTCGGCTGACTCCCTCTCTGAGGAAGGCtacacctcctcctgctcccttaGCTCTTCCTCCAGCGGTACAGAGTCACCGAGCTTCGAGGGCCGACGTCTGCCCATCTTTAGCCGTCTGTCTGTTTCAGACGAGTAAGGAAGGGTTTTACTGTAGGGCTGATTTTAATCCTAAATGCAGCCACGTAAACGTACCTAACTTTGTGCATATTGCATTTCTCATCCAAGCAGTTGTA of the Toxotes jaculatrix isolate fToxJac2 chromosome 9, fToxJac2.pri, whole genome shotgun sequence genome contains:
- the LOC121187033 gene encoding mRNA decay activator protein ZFP36L1 encodes the protein MVERAMPSDFLTPFLELDKEFCKNFRGLEATDGSSAGSQQQRQQHSQRVLGFQRRHSLCPVTLPNSKFNSSSSEATESACWGLSMAANKQWNREGQLPLSSLSHIPFRVDRSVSMIEGNSSHLGSREDKMASVSPTLLLPPPGLCLSNTSLSSTASPSASKPPAPSPHISTRYKTELCRTYEESGTCKYGTKCQFAHGLDELRGLSRHPKYKTEPCRTFHTIGFCPYGARCHFIHNADELHAGNSTVPPQKQKPRPPLLRHSLSFAGFSSPQTFQPVEESQPSSLLFTRASSVSPPPSSAGSPELLSPLFPEPRALKHCPYPFSGITDLAGESGDSALRFYAVTDSVSTRCPTSNFTSKTPNLPYHLPQQLPVSLNSLPGLQRCSSADSLSEEGYTSSCSLSSSSSGTESPSFEGRRLPIFSRLSVSDE